One segment of Synechococcus sp. A15-24 DNA contains the following:
- the cbiB gene encoding adenosylcobinamide-phosphate synthase CbiB encodes MALQPGVLAVAAATGLDWFVGDPRWMLHPVVVMGWWIQTLRRGLESLARDDPWKLRLSGGLITVVLVVSSGLLGWAIEWVCRTAGPIGWPVLVVALASALAGRSLYESVMAVLQALPEQATDEPTLARQKLSWIVGRDVSELERGGILRACAETASENAVDGLFAPLFWMAAGCLLWRLNPAAPGPLALAWMFKASSTLDSMLGYRTGRLRWLGTAGARLDDLLTWLPCRVVMVSLPLVSAPWHRWSALVQAAEQDGAPDPSPNAGRSEAIYAHCAGVRLGGRNRYGATWVEKPLLAADQPEPDRQAIETILKLTIRLELLWIVLLGLTQ; translated from the coding sequence ATGGCGCTCCAGCCCGGAGTTCTGGCGGTTGCCGCCGCCACCGGGCTGGATTGGTTCGTGGGAGACCCCCGCTGGATGCTGCATCCAGTGGTGGTGATGGGCTGGTGGATCCAGACCTTGCGTCGTGGATTGGAGTCGTTGGCGAGGGACGACCCCTGGAAACTTCGGCTCAGCGGTGGACTCATCACCGTGGTTCTGGTGGTCAGCAGTGGTCTGCTGGGCTGGGCAATCGAATGGGTCTGCCGCACGGCCGGTCCGATCGGCTGGCCTGTTCTGGTAGTTGCCCTGGCCAGTGCCCTGGCGGGTCGCAGCCTTTACGAGAGCGTCATGGCAGTGCTTCAGGCCCTGCCGGAACAAGCCACCGATGAACCCACGCTGGCCCGGCAAAAACTGAGTTGGATTGTGGGCCGTGATGTGAGCGAGCTGGAGCGAGGGGGCATCCTGCGGGCCTGTGCGGAAACCGCTTCCGAAAACGCGGTCGATGGATTATTCGCGCCTCTGTTCTGGATGGCTGCAGGCTGCTTGCTGTGGCGCCTGAACCCCGCGGCGCCAGGCCCCCTGGCACTGGCCTGGATGTTCAAAGCATCCAGCACCCTCGATTCCATGCTCGGTTACCGCACAGGCCGGCTGCGTTGGCTCGGGACTGCAGGTGCGCGGCTGGATGATCTGCTCACCTGGCTGCCCTGCCGTGTGGTGATGGTCAGCCTGCCGCTGGTGAGCGCCCCCTGGCATCGCTGGTCTGCGTTAGTGCAAGCAGCGGAACAGGACGGAGCCCCGGATCCCTCCCCCAACGCCGGGCGTTCGGAGGCGATCTATGCCCATTGCGCTGGGGTGCGCCTCGGCGGCCGCAATCGTTACGGAGCAACCTGGGTCGAGAAACCCTTGCTGGCGGCCGATCAGCCGGAACCCGACCGCCAAGCCATCGAAACAATCCTCAAGCTGACGATCCGCCTGGAGCTGCTCTGGATCGTTCTTCTTGGACTGACTCAGTAA
- the ilvC gene encoding ketol-acid reductoisomerase, with amino-acid sequence MAQLFYDSDADLGLLNGKTMAIIGYGSQGHAHALNLKDSGVNVVVGLYDGSRSADKAKADGLEVLSVANACSKADWVMVLLPDEFQKDVYEKEIAPHLTSGKVLSFAHGFNIRFELIKPPADVDVVMIAPKGPGHTVRWEYQNGQGVPALFAIEQDASGQARGLAMAYAKGIGGTRAGILETNFKEETETDLFGEQAVLCGGLSELVKAGFETLVEAGYQPELAYFECLHEVKLIVDLMVKGGLTSMRDSISNTAEYGDYVSGPRLITADTKAEMKRVLADIQDGTFAKNFVAECEAGKPEMKKVRDRDSQHPIEKVGKGLRSMFSWLKDA; translated from the coding sequence ATGGCCCAGCTCTTTTACGACTCCGACGCCGATCTCGGTCTGCTGAATGGCAAGACCATGGCCATTATTGGCTACGGCTCCCAGGGCCATGCCCACGCCCTGAACCTGAAGGACAGTGGCGTGAACGTGGTGGTTGGCCTCTACGACGGCAGCCGCTCCGCAGACAAGGCCAAAGCCGATGGCTTAGAGGTCCTCAGCGTGGCCAATGCATGCTCCAAAGCCGACTGGGTGATGGTGCTGCTGCCGGATGAGTTCCAGAAGGACGTCTACGAGAAGGAGATCGCTCCTCACCTCACGTCTGGCAAGGTGTTGAGTTTCGCCCATGGTTTCAACATCCGCTTCGAGCTGATCAAGCCCCCCGCCGATGTGGATGTAGTGATGATCGCCCCCAAGGGTCCTGGTCACACCGTGCGCTGGGAGTACCAGAACGGCCAGGGTGTGCCTGCGCTGTTCGCGATCGAGCAGGATGCTTCCGGTCAGGCACGTGGCCTTGCCATGGCCTACGCCAAGGGAATCGGCGGCACCCGTGCCGGCATTCTCGAAACCAACTTCAAGGAAGAAACCGAAACCGATCTGTTCGGTGAACAGGCGGTGCTCTGCGGCGGTCTGTCCGAGCTGGTGAAGGCTGGTTTCGAGACCCTGGTGGAGGCGGGTTACCAGCCTGAACTCGCTTACTTCGAGTGCCTCCATGAGGTGAAGCTGATCGTGGATCTGATGGTGAAAGGTGGTCTCACCTCGATGCGTGACTCCATCTCCAACACTGCGGAATACGGCGATTACGTCAGCGGGCCCCGGCTGATCACTGCCGACACCAAGGCGGAGATGAAGCGGGTTCTGGCTGACATCCAGGACGGCACCTTTGCCAAGAACTTCGTGGCCGAATGTGAGGCCGGCAAGCCGGAGATGAAGAAGGTGCGCGACCGCGACTCCCAACACCCGATCGAAAAGGTGGGCAAGGGCCTGCGTTCGATGTTCAGCTGGCTGAAGGACGCCTGA
- the panB gene encoding 3-methyl-2-oxobutanoate hydroxymethyltransferase, giving the protein MRPADLIRQKQNGRTITILTAWDSLSAALVEAAGADAVLVGDSLAMVALGHATTLPVTLDQMRHHTLAVSRGFAAAPSKQPLLICDLPFLSYQCGADLAVQAAGTLLKETPAAAVKLEGAEAEVLAVIDRLVRMGIPVMGHLGLTPQAVHRLGYRRQAEDPVSQERLLNQAIALEQAGCFALVLEHVPSALAGEVRRRLLIPVIGIGAGDDCDGQIRVTADLLGLTEQQPPFSPALIPGQQLFVEALRSWISAQTPTTTPPPAAPDC; this is encoded by the coding sequence GTGCGTCCAGCTGATCTGATCCGACAGAAGCAGAACGGTCGAACGATCACGATCCTCACCGCCTGGGACAGTCTCTCTGCAGCCCTGGTGGAAGCCGCAGGCGCGGATGCTGTTCTGGTGGGTGACTCCCTGGCGATGGTGGCCCTCGGACATGCCACCACCCTGCCGGTAACTCTGGATCAGATGCGGCACCACACCCTTGCGGTCAGCCGCGGATTCGCCGCAGCTCCCTCCAAGCAACCGCTGTTGATCTGCGACCTTCCCTTCCTCAGCTACCAATGCGGGGCAGACCTCGCCGTTCAGGCCGCCGGAACGCTGTTGAAGGAAACACCCGCTGCCGCCGTCAAGCTCGAGGGAGCCGAGGCTGAGGTCCTGGCCGTGATCGACCGGCTGGTGCGGATGGGGATTCCAGTCATGGGCCATCTGGGACTGACGCCGCAGGCGGTGCATCGTCTCGGCTACCGGCGGCAAGCCGAAGATCCGGTGAGTCAGGAACGGCTGCTCAACCAGGCGATTGCCCTTGAGCAGGCTGGTTGCTTCGCGCTTGTGCTCGAGCATGTCCCCTCGGCGTTGGCGGGAGAGGTGCGACGACGACTCCTGATCCCTGTGATCGGCATCGGTGCTGGAGACGACTGCGATGGCCAGATCCGCGTCACCGCGGACCTGCTGGGCCTAACGGAGCAGCAACCACCCTTCAGCCCGGCCCTGATTCCCGGGCAGCAGCTGTTTGTGGAGGCGCTGCGGTCGTGGATTTCTGCACAGACTCCCACCACAACACCACCTCCAGCAGCACCCGATTGCTGA
- a CDS encoding sugar transferase, producing the protein MITASRPSLRQAAGLAIGRSSYKPHLAVISSPPSRLPAGTLIRQQSRMGRGLKRSGDILFSLAVLGLGSPVLLLLALLVKLSSPGPVFYVQRRVGRGYQRFGCIKFRTMRPDADAVLAKVLENDPALRAEYERDFKLKRDPRITTIGRFLRRSSLDELPQFLNVLRGQMSVVGPRPIVDKELQRYGAYMDEVASVRPGLTGLWQVSGRNNLSYKKRVKLDLAYARGRSFNLDLAIILRTFGVLLLPMDRGAY; encoded by the coding sequence TTGATCACGGCCTCCCGCCCTTCCTTGCGACAGGCTGCCGGGCTGGCCATCGGTCGAAGCTCTTACAAGCCGCATCTGGCGGTGATCTCCTCACCTCCCTCGCGGTTGCCAGCCGGGACGCTGATCCGTCAGCAGAGCCGCATGGGACGGGGGCTGAAACGCAGCGGCGACATCCTGTTCTCTCTGGCTGTTCTGGGTCTTGGATCACCCGTCCTGCTTTTGTTGGCCCTATTGGTCAAGCTGAGCTCCCCTGGTCCTGTCTTTTATGTGCAGCGACGCGTCGGACGCGGTTATCAGCGTTTCGGCTGCATCAAGTTCCGCACGATGCGTCCGGATGCGGATGCTGTTCTGGCCAAGGTGCTGGAGAACGATCCGGCGCTGCGTGCCGAGTACGAACGCGACTTCAAGCTGAAGCGTGACCCACGCATCACCACCATCGGGCGTTTTCTGCGCCGTTCCAGCCTGGATGAGCTTCCTCAATTCCTCAATGTGCTGCGCGGTCAGATGAGCGTGGTGGGTCCTAGGCCGATCGTGGACAAGGAACTGCAGCGCTACGGCGCCTACATGGACGAAGTGGCCTCCGTCCGTCCGGGACTCACTGGGCTCTGGCAGGTGAGCGGCCGCAACAACCTCAGCTACAAAAAACGCGTCAAGCTGGATCTCGCCTACGCCAGGGGACGCTCCTTCAACCTGGATCTGGCCATCATCCTGCGCACCTTTGGGGTGCTGCTGTTGCCGATGGACCGCGGCGCTTACTGA
- a CDS encoding ATP-dependent Clp protease proteolytic subunit, whose amino-acid sequence MPIGTPSVPYRLPGSQMERWVDIYTRLGVERILFLGSEVNDGIANSLVAQMLYLDSEDSSKPIYLYINSPGGSVTAGLAIYDTIQYVKSEVVTICVGLAASMGAFLLAAGTKGKRVALPHSRIMIHQPLGGTSRRQASDIEIEAREILRMKEMLNRSLSDMSGQSFEKIEKDTDRDYFLSAEEAKDYGLIDRVISHPNEA is encoded by the coding sequence ATGCCGATCGGTACTCCCAGCGTTCCCTACCGCCTCCCTGGCAGCCAGATGGAGCGCTGGGTTGACATCTACACCCGTCTGGGGGTGGAACGGATCCTGTTCCTCGGTTCCGAAGTGAATGACGGCATCGCCAACAGCCTTGTGGCCCAGATGCTCTACCTCGATTCGGAAGACAGCAGCAAGCCGATCTACCTGTACATCAATTCTCCAGGCGGCTCAGTCACAGCCGGCCTGGCCATCTACGACACCATCCAATATGTGAAGAGCGAGGTGGTGACCATCTGCGTGGGCCTGGCCGCCTCCATGGGCGCTTTCCTGCTGGCAGCCGGAACCAAAGGCAAGCGAGTGGCGCTTCCCCACAGCCGGATCATGATTCACCAGCCGCTGGGGGGCACCAGTCGCCGTCAGGCCAGCGACATCGAAATTGAAGCCCGTGAAATTCTGCGGATGAAGGAGATGCTCAATCGCTCGCTCTCCGACATGAGCGGCCAGAGCTTTGAAAAGATCGAGAAGGACACAGACCGCGATTACTTCCTCAGTGCCGAGGAAGCCAAGGACTACGGCCTGATCGATCGGGTGATCTCCCACCCCAACGAAGCCTGA
- the hemW gene encoding radical SAM family heme chaperone HemW, whose product MPYPPPPRSAYLHIPFCHRRCYYCDFAVVPLGDRVDAREGPGSRSIEDYLRLLHREIASAASGPPLSTVYIGGGTPSLLTADQIAELLAALRRQFGLQPGAEITLEMDPASFDQDQLMAVLAAGVNRISLGGQSFDDAVLIDLGRRHRRADLLETCRWMHAAHQDGDLQSWSLDLIQNLPGQSFEHWDDQLDQAIGSQAPHLSVYDLSVEPGTVFARRAERAELDLPEEELAVRLMAHTSARLAAAGLSRYEISNHARPGHASRHNRVYWSGAGWWGFGMGATSAVRGERLARPRTREAYRRWLEAPPPLNVGTGMPLDELLLVGLRRREGVVLTGRDGQALEERWRPFLEQGLLQKCSGRWQLRDPEGMALSNRVLLEVVLWWESVQKSTTAAPPQTAAARESGPG is encoded by the coding sequence ATGCCCTATCCACCACCGCCCCGCAGCGCCTATCTCCACATTCCTTTTTGCCATCGACGCTGTTACTACTGCGATTTCGCTGTTGTGCCGCTGGGGGATCGCGTGGACGCAAGGGAGGGCCCCGGCAGTCGCTCCATTGAGGATTACCTGCGGTTGCTTCACCGCGAGATCGCTTCCGCCGCGAGCGGTCCGCCGTTGTCGACGGTCTACATCGGTGGTGGCACTCCCTCCCTGCTGACAGCGGATCAGATCGCCGAACTGTTGGCAGCCCTGCGTCGACAGTTCGGCCTGCAGCCGGGTGCGGAAATCACCCTTGAGATGGATCCCGCCAGCTTTGATCAGGACCAACTCATGGCAGTGCTCGCTGCCGGTGTGAATCGCATCAGCTTGGGTGGCCAGAGTTTTGATGATGCCGTTCTGATCGACCTCGGCCGGCGTCATCGACGGGCTGATCTGTTGGAGACCTGCCGCTGGATGCATGCGGCCCATCAGGACGGAGATCTGCAGAGCTGGAGTCTTGATCTGATCCAGAACCTGCCGGGACAAAGCTTTGAGCACTGGGACGACCAGCTGGACCAGGCCATCGGCAGTCAGGCCCCGCATCTGTCGGTCTATGACCTGTCCGTTGAGCCAGGCACGGTGTTTGCCCGCAGGGCTGAGCGGGCGGAGCTGGACCTGCCGGAGGAAGAGCTGGCGGTGCGCTTGATGGCCCACACCAGTGCACGGCTTGCCGCAGCTGGATTGAGCCGCTACGAGATCTCCAACCATGCCCGTCCCGGCCATGCCTCCCGCCACAACCGCGTGTACTGGAGTGGTGCCGGCTGGTGGGGCTTCGGTATGGGGGCCACCTCAGCTGTCAGGGGGGAACGGCTAGCGCGCCCCCGAACCCGGGAGGCGTATCGCCGCTGGCTGGAGGCACCTCCACCGCTCAACGTTGGCACTGGCATGCCTCTCGATGAACTGTTGCTCGTCGGACTGCGTCGTCGTGAAGGTGTTGTTCTGACAGGTCGCGATGGTCAGGCTTTGGAGGAGCGCTGGCGACCGTTTCTGGAGCAGGGACTGCTGCAGAAGTGCTCCGGTCGATGGCAACTCAGGGATCCGGAGGGGATGGCCCTCAGCAATCGGGTGCTGCTGGAGGTGGTGTTGTGGTGGGAGTCTGTGCAGAAATCCACGACCGCAGCGCCTCCACAAACAGCTGCTGCCCGGGAATCAGGGCCGGGCTGA
- a CDS encoding glycosyltransferase, whose amino-acid sequence MAPAKEDLPQRIALAHEWFTPRSTGGAELVVQAIDALLCELDRTPQLAALVDGESSRSGSWLSGRNIRTSPIQQLPWGISHVQQYLPLLPLAIEQIDLGDAELVISSSHLVAKGVLTAPDQLHLSYVHTPVRYAWDQMHAYLSRSALARRGVGPLIRWQLHALRQWDQLSAKRVDHLLANSRFTARRIQKFWGCQAQVLHPPVAVERFRWDAPRDDIYLCLCRLVPYKRVDLVVEAFNRLGMPLVVVGDGPERQRLEALAGPTVTLLGRQSQEQVEALMSSCRAFVYAGLEDFGIAPVEAMAAGAPVIGLGRGGLLDTVRCATTGLEQATGVLFPQQSVRSLVEAVSWFEQKRIWRQLDAAAIRQWAERFRPEAFKARFEATLRQAWTAHQSRCAVAASDPAGMPALQL is encoded by the coding sequence ATGGCTCCAGCAAAGGAGGATCTCCCCCAGCGCATCGCCCTGGCCCACGAATGGTTCACACCGCGATCCACAGGCGGGGCTGAGCTGGTGGTGCAGGCGATCGATGCTTTGTTGTGCGAACTCGATCGCACGCCGCAACTGGCGGCGCTGGTTGATGGAGAGTCATCACGGTCGGGTAGCTGGTTGTCCGGGCGCAACATCCGCACCAGCCCGATCCAGCAGTTGCCCTGGGGCATCAGCCATGTGCAGCAATATCTGCCGCTGCTGCCCCTGGCGATTGAGCAGATCGACCTGGGTGATGCCGAGCTGGTGATCAGCAGCAGTCATCTTGTGGCCAAAGGTGTGCTGACGGCTCCGGATCAGCTGCATCTCAGCTATGTGCACACGCCTGTGCGATACGCCTGGGATCAGATGCACGCATACCTCAGCCGATCTGCATTGGCGCGGCGGGGGGTCGGTCCTCTGATCCGCTGGCAGCTGCATGCCCTGCGCCAGTGGGACCAGCTCAGCGCCAAGCGGGTCGATCACCTGCTGGCGAATTCCCGCTTCACCGCCCGGCGCATCCAGAAGTTTTGGGGATGTCAGGCCCAGGTGTTGCACCCACCGGTTGCCGTGGAGCGCTTCCGCTGGGATGCCCCGCGCGACGACATTTATCTCTGCCTCTGCCGGTTGGTGCCGTACAAGCGGGTGGATCTGGTGGTGGAAGCTTTCAATCGTCTGGGTATGCCGTTGGTGGTGGTGGGTGACGGACCTGAGCGACAGCGCCTGGAAGCCTTGGCGGGTCCCACGGTCACCCTGCTGGGGCGCCAAAGCCAAGAGCAGGTGGAAGCGCTGATGTCCTCCTGTCGGGCGTTTGTGTATGCGGGGCTGGAGGATTTCGGTATCGCCCCGGTTGAGGCGATGGCAGCAGGAGCCCCGGTGATCGGACTCGGCCGTGGTGGCCTGCTGGATACGGTGCGCTGCGCCACGACCGGTCTCGAGCAGGCCACGGGTGTACTGTTCCCGCAGCAGAGCGTCAGGTCGCTGGTGGAGGCGGTGAGCTGGTTCGAGCAGAAGCGGATCTGGCGGCAGCTGGATGCCGCTGCGATCCGGCAGTGGGCCGAACGGTTTCGACCTGAAGCCTTCAAGGCCCGGTTTGAGGCAACCCTCCGGCAGGCCTGGACCGCCCATCAGAGCCGCTGTGCCGTTGCAGCGAGTGACCCTGCTGGGATGCCAGCCCTGCAGCTGTGA
- a CDS encoding TRAM domain-containing protein, whose translation MVDLLILLLFVGSGAAAGWLGIHLLPEQLVNPNTDAEQLRLILTAAGGAAGLLAGLVFKRLRVRLMQQVRTMPTDLLVSRAVGLILGLLVANLLLLPVLLLPFAGGVVLLKPLLAVVSNVFFGILGSNLAEVHGRTLLRLLNPASTEALLVADGVLTPATAKILDTSVIIDGRIRGMLACGLLEGQVIVAETVISEMQQLSDSTNIEKRAKGRRGLKLLKDLRETYGRRLVINSTRYDGNGTDDRLLQLADDTGGTLVTADFNLAQVASVKNLKVMNLSELVIALRPEVQPGDELNLKIVREGKEESQGVGYLDDGTMVVVNDAKPLIGQRKPVVVTGALQTPTGRMVFARLGSGTTAAGSRVKSKGKPSKANNPKAEDPR comes from the coding sequence ATGGTGGATCTGCTCATCCTGCTTCTGTTCGTGGGGTCCGGCGCTGCCGCCGGATGGCTGGGCATTCATCTGCTGCCGGAACAGCTGGTCAACCCGAACACGGATGCTGAGCAACTGCGCCTGATCCTGACCGCGGCCGGGGGAGCAGCGGGCCTGTTGGCCGGGCTCGTGTTCAAGCGGTTGCGGGTCCGGTTGATGCAGCAGGTGCGGACCATGCCGACGGACCTGCTGGTCAGTCGTGCAGTTGGACTCATCTTGGGCCTGCTGGTCGCCAACCTCCTGCTGCTGCCGGTGCTGCTGCTGCCGTTTGCCGGCGGCGTTGTCTTGCTGAAGCCATTGCTGGCGGTGGTGAGCAATGTGTTCTTCGGAATCCTGGGCAGCAACCTGGCCGAGGTCCACGGACGCACCCTGCTGCGCCTGCTCAATCCAGCCAGCACCGAAGCCCTGCTGGTGGCGGACGGGGTGCTGACCCCAGCGACCGCAAAAATCCTCGATACCAGCGTCATCATCGACGGCCGGATCCGAGGAATGCTCGCCTGCGGATTGCTGGAAGGTCAGGTGATCGTGGCGGAAACGGTGATCAGCGAGATGCAGCAGCTCTCCGACTCCACCAACATTGAAAAGCGCGCCAAGGGCCGTCGCGGCCTGAAATTGCTGAAGGATCTGCGCGAGACCTATGGCCGGCGACTGGTGATCAACAGCACGCGGTACGACGGCAACGGCACGGACGATCGCCTGTTGCAACTGGCGGATGACACCGGTGGAACCCTGGTGACCGCTGACTTCAATCTGGCTCAGGTGGCCAGTGTCAAGAACCTCAAGGTGATGAACCTGAGTGAACTGGTGATCGCCCTGCGACCGGAGGTCCAGCCTGGCGATGAGCTCAATCTCAAGATCGTTCGCGAGGGCAAGGAGGAGAGCCAGGGAGTGGGCTATCTGGACGACGGCACGATGGTGGTGGTCAACGACGCCAAGCCATTGATCGGCCAACGAAAGCCTGTCGTCGTCACTGGAGCCCTGCAAACCCCAACCGGACGGATGGTTTTCGCCCGTCTCGGGAGCGGCACGACAGCCGCCGGTTCCAGGGTTAAGAGCAAGGGCAAACCGTCCAAAGCGAACAACCCCAAGGCCGAAGACCCCCGCTAG
- a CDS encoding ATP-dependent Clp protease proteolytic subunit, which yields MTTSAPYYGDSAVMRTPPPDLPSLLLKERIVYLGLPLFSDDDAKRQMGIDVTELIIAQLLFLEFDNPEKPIYFYINSTGTSWYSGDAIGFETEAFAICDTLRYVKPPVHTICIGQAMGTAAVILSAGTKGQRAALPHSSIVLHQPRSGAQGQATDIQIRAKEVLHNKQAMLEILSTNTGRSVNELSKDSDRMSYLTPDQAVEYGLIDRVLSSRKELPNSPAI from the coding sequence ATGACGACATCAGCTCCTTATTACGGCGACAGCGCTGTGATGCGGACTCCCCCCCCGGATCTTCCCTCGCTGCTGCTCAAAGAGCGGATTGTGTACCTGGGGTTGCCCCTGTTCTCTGACGACGACGCCAAGCGTCAAATGGGCATCGACGTGACCGAGCTGATCATTGCCCAGCTTCTCTTTCTGGAATTCGACAATCCCGAGAAACCCATTTATTTCTATATCAATTCAACTGGAACCAGCTGGTACTCAGGTGATGCCATCGGCTTCGAAACAGAAGCTTTCGCCATCTGCGACACCCTTCGCTACGTCAAGCCGCCGGTTCACACCATCTGCATCGGCCAGGCCATGGGCACCGCAGCCGTGATTCTTTCCGCTGGCACCAAGGGGCAGCGTGCAGCACTCCCCCACTCCTCGATCGTTCTGCATCAGCCCCGCAGCGGTGCTCAGGGTCAGGCAACGGATATTCAGATCCGTGCGAAGGAGGTTCTGCACAACAAGCAGGCCATGCTTGAAATTCTCTCCACCAACACAGGGCGTTCAGTTAACGAGCTGAGCAAGGATTCCGACCGGATGAGCTACCTGACCCCGGATCAGGCGGTGGAATACGGCCTGATCGACCGCGTGCTGAGCAGCCGCAAGGAGCTGCCGAACAGCCCCGCCATCTGA
- the ftsZ gene encoding cell division protein FtsZ → MEMGSGTSFDASGIQPSQNAKIEVIGVGGGGSNAVNRMILSDLEGVAYRVLNTDAQALIQSQAQHRLQLGQTLTRGLGAGGNPTIGQKAAEESRTDLHDALQGSDLVFIAAGMGGGTGTGAAPVVAEVAREVGALTVGIVTKPFGFEGRRRMRQADEGIARLAEHVDTLIVIPNDRLREAIAPAPLQEAFRSADDVLRMGVKGISDIITCPGLVNVDFADVRSVMTEAGTALLGIGIGSGRSRAVEAAQAAISSPLLETERIDGAKGCVINISGGRDMTLEDMTTASEVIYDVVDPEANIIVGAVVDEALEGEIHVTVIATGFDQGQQYRRDRSSASGLLVQPLRREIDENGARIPEFLRQRQQQTNDPT, encoded by the coding sequence ATGGAGATGGGGAGCGGTACATCGTTTGACGCCTCGGGGATCCAGCCCAGCCAGAACGCCAAGATTGAAGTCATCGGTGTTGGGGGTGGGGGCAGCAATGCCGTCAACCGGATGATCCTCAGTGATCTGGAGGGTGTTGCCTATCGCGTGCTCAACACCGATGCCCAAGCCCTGATTCAATCTCAGGCACAGCATCGTCTCCAACTCGGGCAAACCCTCACACGAGGACTTGGTGCTGGGGGTAACCCCACCATCGGTCAGAAGGCCGCCGAAGAGTCCCGCACAGACCTCCACGACGCCCTTCAAGGTTCGGATCTGGTGTTCATCGCTGCGGGAATGGGTGGTGGAACCGGAACGGGTGCCGCCCCCGTTGTCGCGGAGGTTGCCCGTGAGGTCGGAGCCCTCACCGTGGGAATCGTGACCAAACCCTTTGGTTTTGAAGGCCGCCGCCGCATGCGCCAGGCCGATGAAGGAATCGCCCGCTTGGCGGAGCACGTGGACACCTTGATTGTGATTCCCAACGATCGTTTGCGGGAAGCGATCGCCCCCGCTCCGCTTCAGGAGGCCTTTCGAAGTGCCGATGACGTGCTTCGGATGGGTGTGAAAGGCATCAGCGACATCATCACGTGCCCCGGATTGGTGAACGTCGACTTCGCCGACGTGCGTTCCGTGATGACGGAAGCAGGAACAGCATTGCTCGGCATCGGCATTGGATCCGGCCGCTCAAGGGCGGTTGAGGCCGCTCAAGCGGCTATCAGCAGCCCATTGCTGGAAACCGAGCGAATCGACGGTGCCAAGGGCTGTGTGATCAACATCAGCGGCGGCCGTGACATGACCCTCGAGGACATGACCACCGCCTCTGAAGTGATCTACGACGTGGTGGACCCAGAGGCCAACATCATTGTTGGTGCTGTGGTGGATGAAGCCCTGGAAGGCGAAATCCACGTCACCGTGATCGCCACGGGATTTGATCAAGGTCAGCAATACCGCCGAGACCGCAGCAGTGCCAGCGGACTTCTGGTTCAGCCGCTACGGCGCGAGATTGATGAGAACGGCGCTCGGATCCCCGAATTTCTACGGCAACGCCAGCAACAGACCAACGATCCCACTTGA